TATCTTTATTAACGATGCCTTTGCCGTCTGTCACAGGGCTCATGCCTCAGTTGTCGGAGTGACCGAATTCGTAAAGGAATGTGGCATGGGCTTTTTACTCAAAAAGGAAATGGATTATTTCCATAAGGCAATAGAAAATCCCGTTAGGCCACTAGTTGCAATAATGGGCGGGGCAAAGGTCTCTTCAAAGCTCGGGGCCATAAAAAATATTTTAAACAAGGTTGATAAACTAATCATTGGGGGTGCCATGGCAAACACCTTTTTAAAGGCCAAAGGTGTCGATGTCGGCGACTCCATGATTGAAGAAGATCTAATAGAGGAAGCGCGGTCGATTCTGGAAAAAGCCAGTTCATTGGGGATCCCCCTCTATCTTCCAGTAGACGCCGTTGTTTCCAGGTCAATGGAAGATGCCGTTCAAATAATCAAACCTTATGGTGAGATTCCTACTGGATGGAAGGCCTTTGACATTGGCCCTGCCACGGTGACTCTCTATAGAGAGGCGCTCCAAGATGCAAAGACAGTGGTCTGGAACGGTCCTCTAGGTGCCTTTGAGGAAAAGAGTTTTTCCAGAGGGACATTTGCCATATCATCAACACTCGCCTCACTTCATGCGTTAACTATAGTAGGTGGTGGAGATACTGATAGGGCAATCCATGAGGCCGGCGATACAAGTGAGATCTCATATATGTCTACAGGTGGCGGCGCATTTCTTCATCTCCTTGAAGGAAAAGAGCTACCGGGGGTAAAGGCCCTAGAAAGATGTGGAGGTTAATATGAATGGCAGAAGGCCGCTGATTGCAGCAAACTGGAAGATGTATAAGACCCTTGAGGAAACAAGGGCCTTTTTCAAAGAATTTATCCCCAAGATCAAGGATATCTTTGATCGAGATATAATCATAGCCCCTCCCTTCACCTCCCTTAACGAGGCCGCAAATCTTGTAAAAGAGGTCCCCAATTGTCATATCGCTGCTCAAAATATGCATTTTGAGGAACAAGGGGCCTTTACCGGAGAGATATCCCCTCTGATGCTAAAGGCTATAGGGGTAAGTTTTGTTATAATAGGGCATTCAGAGAGGAGACACATCTTCGGAGAGTCCGACGATTTAATTGGCAAAAAGGTCAAATCCGCAATAACCCATGGCATCTGTCCGATATTGTGTGTAGGTGAGACCCTAGAACAAAGGGAACAGGGGCACACAAATGAGGTAATCAGCACACAAATAGATGGTGGGCTATCACTTGTCTCACTAGAAGAGATGGAAAGTGTGACAATAGCTTATGAGCCTGTTTGGGCTATTGGCACTGGAAAAACCGCAACTCCAGAGCTAGCCCAAGAGGTACACTCTTTTATTCGCAAATTGATTGCTCAAAAATTCAATTCACCTATTGCAGAAAATCTCCGTTTGTTGTATGGTGGCTCCGTCAAACCGGAGAACGTTGCAGGGCTGATGAATCAGCCAGACATAGACGGTGCTCTGGTTGGCGGTGCCTCTCTTGAGGTAAATAGTTTTGAAAAAATTGTGCGATTTGAGAGCTGAATGTTTACAGTACTTGTTATAATACATACAATTGTGTGCATACTCCTTGTTGGTACTGTTCTTTTACAACAAGGAAAAGGGGCTGAAGTTGGTGCTGTTTTTGGTTCCAGCGAGGCCATTTTCGGTAGCACAGGGCCAACAACGTTTTTGAGTAAAATGACATCGGTCCTGGCTGTACTCTTTATGCTCACAAGTTTGGGATTGACCTATCTTGCATCACACAGAGGTGCTGCATCAGTGATGCAAGATGTAAGTACTGTAGCACCAGTGAAGGCCCCTGAGGCGCCTGCTGCACTTCCGGAAGGCCATCCAGTGGTTCCGGCAGATGAAGGCGGGCAAAAAGCCGAAAAAACTGACAGTGGTAGTTCACAAGGCACAGATGCCAATAAATAAAGTGCCGAGGTGGTGGAATTGGTAGACACGCCATCTTGAGGGGGTGGTGGGCTCCGCCCGTGGGGGTTCGAATCCCCCCCTCGGCACCATTTCTTAAATATTAAATCTGAAATCATAATATTCCAATCGGAGCCCTTCAGGATTGCATATTAATTCTCTTCTCAATGGTAATCACTTGCTATGACAAATTTATGGTATCTGTTTTAAATCACATGGACTTGTGCTATAATCCATTTAATTCTTCTACAAGGGGGGCCGAAAAATGTTCAATGTAGGTGACCTCGCGGTCTATCCTGCCCATGGAGTTGGTGTCATTGAAGCTATAGAGCAAAAGGCCATTGGTGGCAATCAACACACCTTTTATGTAATGAGGATCCTTGAAAATGATATGAAGATATTGGTTCCAAAGGGCAATGTTAACCAGGTCGGCCTGAGAGGAGTCATGACAAGGGACCAGGCCGAGGAAGTATATTCAATATTGAAAGATCGCGATGTTGAATTCACCCCTCAGGCATGGAACAGACGCTATAGAGAATACATGGAAAAGATCAAGACGGGCTCAGTAAGAGACCTTGCGGTTGTTTTAAGGGACCTTTATCTCCTACAGATGGATAAACCCCTATCCTTTGGGGAAAAAAAGATGCTAGAGAGTGCCAAGGCCCTGCTCATTAAGGAGATAGCAATCGCAAAGGGAATTGAGGAATCCAAGGTCCAAGAAGAAATAGAGAGTATCTTTACTCCTTGAATCCCCCCAAAAACGTCCAAGTCCCTGCTTCCTTAAACCTTTCTCGACTCGATGTATGCCTTGCAAATCTGGGTATAGGTGTATCCAGATCCAAGGCCAAACAACTCATAGAAAAAGGTCTGGTTTATGTAAATGACGAAAAAGCAAAGCGTCCCAAACAACTAGTTAAGGAAGGCGACCAAATAACTGTATTTATTCCGCCCCCTAAAGAACCCAAAGTGGAACCGGTCCCTATCCCCCTAAAGATACTATATGAAGATGATTGGATTGTAGTCATTGACAAATCCCCAGGGCTCTCCGTGCATCCAGGAGCAGGACTTGAAGAAAGGACCCTAGTCCATGGGCTTTTATTTCACTTCGACCGCCTATCAAAAGGCTCAGAACCACTAAGACCTGGTATTGTACATAGACTCGACAAGGATACCTCTGGTACAATAGTTGTGGCAAAGGATGACTGGACACATTCAAGATTGGCAGACTTTTTCAAAACTGGATTGGTAAAAAAAATGTATGTTGCCATTGTGAGAGGTCAACCAAAAGAGCTCGAGGGTGAAATTGACTTTCCCATTGGGCGCCATCCAGTACACAGAAAAAAGATGAGTATTGTAACCCGTTCTCCCAGGAGTGCGCTCACCCGTTGGAAGATAAAGAAGTACCTCAAAGGTGCGACCTTGCTGTCTGTAAGGATTTTTACAGGAAGGACCCACCAAATCCGAGTGCACATGTCAGCTATTGGGCATCCCATACTTGGAGACAGGACCTATGGTGGCCCATCAGTGATCCAGATAGATAGAGAAAGAATACATGTACCACGACAGATGCTCCATGCCTTTGAACTCTCATTTCCCCATCCCAAGACAGATGAATGGCTTTCTTTTACTGCCCCCGTCCCTTCAGACATGGTAGAAGTTATAGAGAAGCTTGACAGATGAGGATACAAATGCGAGGTCCCAAAGGGAAACCAATATCGAAGCGACAATACTGGCCTACCAAGAACCCATTAACCCAATCCTGTTGGGTCACAATCGATTTCTATGCGTACCCCTCTTTTGGGAACAGTTGAAAGTTTGTTCAACAAGCCTTCAGCCAGCGATCTCACGGCCTTTCTTGACTGAGACTTGAGTAATAAATTCCACACGAACAAATCTTTTACCTTAGGCCTGATCCCAGGAGAGGGCCCAAGGATTTCCACTGCTTTTGTATATCTTTTTTGTATTTTTGGCAAAATACGCATAGCAATTTGTTGAGCCTCAAAACTAATTTTTTTCACATGTTCTTCTAACTTTCCAGAAAAAATTAAATTTATCAAATGACCAAATGGGGGATAAAAATGTCCTACACGTTTATTTCTTTCCTCTCTCAAAAACGATTCATAATCGTGTTCACAGGCATAAACAATAGAATAGTGTTCTGGGCAGAAAGATTGAATTATTACTCTTCCTCTCTTTCCCCGTCTTCCGGC
The genomic region above belongs to Dissulfuribacter thermophilus and contains:
- a CDS encoding RluA family pseudouridine synthase, whose product is MNPPKNVQVPASLNLSRLDVCLANLGIGVSRSKAKQLIEKGLVYVNDEKAKRPKQLVKEGDQITVFIPPPKEPKVEPVPIPLKILYEDDWIVVIDKSPGLSVHPGAGLEERTLVHGLLFHFDRLSKGSEPLRPGIVHRLDKDTSGTIVVAKDDWTHSRLADFFKTGLVKKMYVAIVRGQPKELEGEIDFPIGRHPVHRKKMSIVTRSPRSALTRWKIKKYLKGATLLSVRIFTGRTHQIRVHMSAIGHPILGDRTYGGPSVIQIDRERIHVPRQMLHAFELSFPHPKTDEWLSFTAPVPSDMVEVIEKLDR
- the tpiA gene encoding triose-phosphate isomerase, with the protein product MNGRRPLIAANWKMYKTLEETRAFFKEFIPKIKDIFDRDIIIAPPFTSLNEAANLVKEVPNCHIAAQNMHFEEQGAFTGEISPLMLKAIGVSFVIIGHSERRHIFGESDDLIGKKVKSAITHGICPILCVGETLEQREQGHTNEVISTQIDGGLSLVSLEEMESVTIAYEPVWAIGTGKTATPELAQEVHSFIRKLIAQKFNSPIAENLRLLYGGSVKPENVAGLMNQPDIDGALVGGASLEVNSFEKIVRFES
- the secG gene encoding preprotein translocase subunit SecG — its product is MFTVLVIIHTIVCILLVGTVLLQQGKGAEVGAVFGSSEAIFGSTGPTTFLSKMTSVLAVLFMLTSLGLTYLASHRGAASVMQDVSTVAPVKAPEAPAALPEGHPVVPADEGGQKAEKTDSGSSQGTDANK
- a CDS encoding CarD family transcriptional regulator, with the protein product MFNVGDLAVYPAHGVGVIEAIEQKAIGGNQHTFYVMRILENDMKILVPKGNVNQVGLRGVMTRDQAEEVYSILKDRDVEFTPQAWNRRYREYMEKIKTGSVRDLAVVLRDLYLLQMDKPLSFGEKKMLESAKALLIKEIAIAKGIEESKVQEEIESIFTP
- a CDS encoding phosphoglycerate kinase, with product MLMKSIDQLSISGKKVLMRVDLNCPLSKEGDVADDTRILAVLPSINYCIEQGAKLILCSHLGRPKGERRPEFSLGPVAKRLSEILGKEVRLSNDCIGDQVKQDVEALKNGDVLLLENIRFHPGETKNDHTLAKELGELADIFINDAFAVCHRAHASVVGVTEFVKECGMGFLLKKEMDYFHKAIENPVRPLVAIMGGAKVSSKLGAIKNILNKVDKLIIGGAMANTFLKAKGVDVGDSMIEEDLIEEARSILEKASSLGIPLYLPVDAVVSRSMEDAVQIIKPYGEIPTGWKAFDIGPATVTLYREALQDAKTVVWNGPLGAFEEKSFSRGTFAISSTLASLHALTIVGGGDTDRAIHEAGDTSEISYMSTGGGAFLHLLEGKELPGVKALERCGG